The DNA sequence TCGCAGGACCGCGATGTCGACATCGGAGTCGGTCATGCGTGGCAGTTACACGGTAGGGGTTAAGATAGCACCTCATTCGGCAGCGTCTTCGCGGTCTCTCTCGGAGCGCTTTCGAGAGACGTTTAGGGCCGATTACCGTAGCCCCCGACAGTGACCCTTCGCGACCGCCTCGTCGTCACCGTCGCCGCCGCCACCCGCTTCGGCAGCGGCATCCTGATGGGGACGGCACTCGGCTTCTACATCGGTGACGGCGGCGGCTCGGACCTCGCTGCCGCGCTCGTCTACACCGCGTACTTCGCGGGCATGATGCTCTTTGCCCCCTTCTGGGGGGCCGTCGCCGACGTGACCGGCCGCCGCCGGGCCGTCCTCGTCGCGACCGGCGTCGGCGCGACGCTGGCCGTCCTCCCGCTCGTCGCCGTCGAGGCGACGTGGGCGTTCGTCGGCCTCCGGGGGCTGTACGCCGCCTTTGCCGCCGCGTTCCCGCCCGTGATGCTCACCGTCGTCAGCGCGAGCGGCGGCGACTCTGGCCGTGGCCGTGCGGTCGGCTTCTTCAACAGTGCTCGCGCGGTCGGCTTCACCGGCGGCCAGCTCACCGCGGGCGCGCTGCTCGGACTCTTCGTTCCGGATTCGCTGTTTCTCGTCATCGCCGGTGTGAGTCTCGTCTCCACTATCGCTGTCGTTTTCCTCACTGACAACGCCCCCAAACCGGACGCCGACCCGACCGTGGCCGAAGTCGCCAGCGAGGTCAGAGAGCGGCTCTTCCCCGCCGTCGGCGACCGCGCCCATCTGGAGACAAATGGACTCAAATGGCTCTACGTCGCGCTCGCGCTCCGGAACATGACCGTCCTCGGCGTGATGTCGCTGATGCCGGTCTACCTCCCGCAGTCGCTCGGTCTCTCGGCGTTCCTGATGGGTGTCGTCCTCGCGCTCAACCCCGGCGGACAGGCCGTCTTCATGCTCCTCTTCGGCCGTGTCGCCGACGTCACGGGACGCAAACGGCTCATCACGCTCGGGATGGCCGGGAGCGCGCTGTTCGCGCTGGTGGCCGCGGCGGCGACACTCCCGGCGTCGCCGACCGTGCGGTTCGCCGTCGCCGTCGTCGCCTTCCTGCTCATCGCCGCGTCGTTCTCGGCGATGACGACCGGCGCGCTGGCGTTCATCGGCGACGTCGCGCCCGCCGACCGCGAGTCCGAACTGATGGGGCTGCGGACGACGGCGAAGGGCGTCGGCGGCGTCCTCGGCCCGGTGCTCGTCGGCGGTCTCGCGCTCGTCGTCTCGAAGGAGGTCGCGTTCGTCGTCGGCGCGGTGCCCGGTCTCGTCGCGACGGCCATCGTCGCCGCCACGCTCGTCGAG is a window from the Halogranum gelatinilyticum genome containing:
- a CDS encoding MFS transporter — protein: MTLRDRLVVTVAAATRFGSGILMGTALGFYIGDGGGSDLAAALVYTAYFAGMMLFAPFWGAVADVTGRRRAVLVATGVGATLAVLPLVAVEATWAFVGLRGLYAAFAAAFPPVMLTVVSASGGDSGRGRAVGFFNSARAVGFTGGQLTAGALLGLFVPDSLFLVIAGVSLVSTIAVVFLTDNAPKPDADPTVAEVASEVRERLFPAVGDRAHLETNGLKWLYVALALRNMTVLGVMSLMPVYLPQSLGLSAFLMGVVLALNPGGQAVFMLLFGRVADVTGRKRLITLGMAGSALFALVAAAATLPASPTVRFAVAVVAFLLIAASFSAMTTGALAFIGDVAPADRESELMGLRTTAKGVGGVLGPVLVGGLALVVSKEVAFVVGAVPGLVATAIVAATLVESYGARAGVPFLGD